CTCAAAGCCATCTGAAAACACCTATCTTGGGGGAACATGGAGGCTTTCATCtcaagcatttaaaaaaaaaaaaacaaacaccaaaacaaaacaaaacaaacaaaccgagaTATTGGAGGACAAAAGTAATCATTGCAATGTTTTTTCCTACACTCAGAGACAAGCGTGAACTAGGGTCTATTTCCCTTATACTACTCAGATAGTACAGTATAGTACCACTAGCTAGAAGAGGGTATGGTCAACTTACCAACATGGAAGGGAAATTGCTGCTTGCATTCGCCTGTCTGTGCATCCCAGATGATGGTGGTCTTGTCCACCCCTGCACTAAGAATGTAGTTGCCGTCTTTGTTCCACTTGAGCGCAAAGATGGGACCCTTGTGCTGGCCTAGTGTGCTGACAAGTCGACCGTCTGTTGACCATATTCTTGCATAGCCGTCATAGGAGCCAGTAGCTAAGAGACTTCCACCACACTACATAACACAAGCATTGACAAGCACCATCAGGTGAATTTCATAGCTTCTAACGAACAATCCATGGTATTTAGTCACTGATCCATATTTATAAAAGTGTATTAGTACTGCATATCTCATAGTTGTGGTAATTATCTTATCTTGGGGAATACTAATGAAGTGGAAAAGAAATTTTCTCTTCAAACTTATAGTTTTGGGGGATGGCCCAGTCATAAAAGCTGATATTACTGTATCTATCAAAGTCAACTCTAACATAGAGTGGAATTGCACTCAAGTATTAGATTTTGCTTTTTAGGATTTTACAAGGAAAATACGGCCAACCCAATATCCTGGCACTCACATTCCAATCTAGCGATGTGACATCCTTGTTGCTAGGGACATCTTGGCCGCCTTCCCTGATACAGTGTCTGAGGATAAGTTGATTCTGTGATGATGTCTGCTGCTCTCCAAGATTCCATATCCTAGCTGTGGAATCCCCTGACCTGTAAGGAGGCCATAGATGGCAAGCAAAGTACTCACTCAGAGTTACAATTACTGCTCAGAGGGATATgccattctaaaaaaaaatgagaggcaGCTTCAATTCACTAATTTGGTTCACAGCTGATAGACTAGTTTACTGAAACAATTCAGTTTTATACCACCTACACAGTAAAGGCTGTTCttaagaaaaagagaaaaagaagtttttctgttttcatttgtcacacactcaaaaagctgcatcacttcagtgatccctcgcatttatccccaagttgaattatccttcgggtttatgccaggttcaagtgtgtacgtgtgtgtcacacacaaacacactgctacaGCTTCTGcccattcgagcattgagaatttagggtttctgggatgaacactgaactagggctttctatagctcagtcagtAGAGCACtaggctagcaatccggaggtctcgggttcgaatcccgatggaatcccatttttctttgctcaattttccactaaaaagAAAGCTTGTCAAAGGTTTGCCTGATATTGCAAAAGCACTATCAGGTGTTGAGTATTGTTGTAGCACCAAGTGACATGAGCAGTGTCTTCAGCAGGAAAAGAAAAcagtaacaaacaaacaaacaaacaaacaaacaaagaacacCAAGAGACCCATGGGTCTAGTGCGCAGCTGAGCAGCAAACTTTGTTTTCATGGCACTCCACCTGAggcaaattgaaaaaaaactagaaatgtcgctatggcgactgatgcctccgccataatgcatgattctcccaataggcgtatagtacaatgtcttcacaatgtgtgatccatgacagtttcacataactggcaaaatattgaaatgacaggtttgtcagaaatgtcttgaactgggtttgctttaatttttctaagagtgcaggtacacatatttggggaattttgggaaagtttatgcaatgagtaatttccaaggtacgaagaaagagtgtgatgacagtacaaaatagattttttttttttttttttttttttttttttggggggggggggcattgaaacctggcctttgacccttaacctttgaccttctggctggaaatttcccggagaatctccattaggtaatgcatgtattaagtattgaaactaataatgcaagcattgcatatactagtatatgagggaaatagtaaaattttgaggagttgaccttgacctttgacccctgactattgacccatgacccctaaattccctagataatccctgccagacagtacatgcatatgtaccaagttccacgaagatacattgaagcatttgagagaaaagtaatattgcaacattttcacctaacctttgaccttttgacctttgaccttatgacatgaaactctctctggagaatctttacgcagtagtacatgtccacaccaagtttcaagaaaataccttcgggcattgcatagatatgggggaaattgcaacatttgtagtatttgaccttgaccttttgacctttgacctcttgccaatgtcactaaaatctactcaactaattgtaccatcatacatcatccttggaccaagtttggtgaaagctgcttcatccagttttgagttatcacgtaaacagataaattttaggatttgaccttgatctttgacctttgacctctgtccgatttcactgaaaaactaatcaagtaattgtcctatcatacatcatcctccaacaaagtttggtgaaatttgctccatccagtcttgagttatcgcgtaaacggatacaatttcatgatttgaccttgacctttgacctttgaccttcagccgatttcacccaaaatctaatcaaataattgccccatcatacttcatacttggaccaagtttggtagaattccagtaaatattactcaagttatcgcgtaaacgaaagcggacgtacgtacgtacggacgtacggacggacaacccgaaaacataatgcctccggcaccacttcgtggcggaggcataaaaaaaaaaaaatcttgggaCTTGGGGAATACTGCAGGCCCCTTGGGCAACAACCTCCTAAGTTTGGGTATCAAGGTAATTGGGCTTGCCATACATGTCCCTGAGGGCACCACAACCGCTTGTTAATCCCATTCTCTACTGACGATTCCTGCCCAGTATGGTGAAAATCAGCCACCAGTttttaaaagatgaaaatgttcaaaCTTATGAACATTCCCCAATGTGTGGTATTTGGGCCACATCCTAGGGGTCCCCCCACAGGGCACCACCATCCACGTAAACGAAGATTCCCTCCCCCACTGATgattcctgccaagtttggtcaaaatgAATGACTGATATAGAGAGGGAACATGATGGGAACCTTGAGATAAGAACAGTTTGTATATTCCGAACATCACAAGTCGTCAAACCACACtaaaaacatttatttccatttgcatcacaaaactactGGTTATCTCGTTTTAGCAAGATAAAGTACTCTACCATCAATCTATCATTTGGTACCATTTGTCATTTGTTCACATGTAAAATATTCCAAACCTACACCAACCTATTTATCCTACTACTGACCAGTAATTTATCAACCCATatcacatttctctttcaataTCACACCCTGCCATGCACTGAatctaaatgaaaataaaggcTTCGGATACACAGTCTTAAATGACTACCGAGTACCTACCCCGATGCTAGTAGATCTGATCGGGGATTCCAGGCACAGCTGAAGACTTCGGACTCATGCCCTCGTAGGATGGTTGCCTTGTTTGGAGGGATTTCGATTCCTCCGTCAATCTCCATGGACTCAGAATGCATTGCTAtttgggaaaaacaaaaaatgaagactCACTAAAAGTTAATTCTTGCACTGGCTGACATCGCTGCAGTCCAAGTGATAAATGTGAACAGACAGCCCTGCACAAAAAACAACTGAATCAGAACACCGATTCATTCTTCTACACAGACCTGGAAATTCAACATTCACTTCAGGATTTCTATTTCTTAGACAAGATTTGTCAAATATGGGAATCGAAACACAGGATAAATTTCACTGAACAGCACAAAATTTGTACGATACAACCAAATTCAATCCATTATCtgcattttcaaatgtttttgaaaGGTATGGATTAATTTTGGCAGCTTTGAGATTATATACTTAAAATATCAGCAGGCCTAGAGATAGATTTCATTGTAACGAATAACAGTCAACTGAATTACCTTTGTCATCATATCCTTGACCAGTTTGTcagggagaaaagaaaagacaaagaacACGAAAGTCACCGAACATCTTAACAATCTAAGGTAGACTTGATTTTTCTGTCACTTACCAAACCTTTCATAGCATATCACATTATTGTATTTACCTTGAATTAACGTTACTGCAGGATCGTCCCCATTACTTCCTTCCACCTTGCCATTGTTCTGTCCGTTGGCTGCTACCTGCCTTAATTCAGATTTCCTTGTGGAAATAACATCAGGCATGACTGCATCAATAAGGGACAGCGAATCCAGCGCCCTGCTATCTACTACTGTGCCATCCTGCAAGTACGGAAAAAACAGTCACATTACTGTCATTAGAAGATTAATGGTACAAAGTACAACACATGGATCAGTCTTTCTTTGTGAGACAGTCAACCTGTCTGACACGTTTACCCCAGACCATTTGCTCATATCTTTTCAGGCTGTGCATCATCAGCAAATTgccaaagacaaaacaaaacaaaacaaaacaaaacaaacaaaacaaacaaacaaacatgcatataCTTTGCTGTGATGAAAACCAGAAGTACACCGTTGTAAATTAAATAGTAATTATGaaatacagatacagatatatGAACATCACATGACtcaatcacaaaaaaaaacaccaacagtaATAATCATGCCTACTACACACAAGAACCCCAAAATCACGTCCTAGTATCTCACCTTAAAATTAAGGAAAAACCTTCAAATAACATATACTGATACATGTTTTGCTAGAATACCAAATAAAGCCATCTATATTTGTATCCTTGATCTGTCTGTTACATTTGCATCTGTCTTTATTCACCATGAAACTGAAGTATTTTACCATATCCTTCCGTATGGCATTTTACTCTTCATTCCCCCAAATAGGTCAAAAAGATACATCTCACTCTACCAGCAAATTTATTTGGTTTTCTTAGTTTATGTTATATAGCATAGCAACTGTCTGTATTTGACCATTTGCAATCTTTTATGCATGTAGGATAAAGCAACATTGACATGCCATGACAAAGTCTTATCAATTATTAAGACACAAAACcaaatacatttacataacaTACGAAGACATGGTATCATGTGACGGACCCATAGTGTTTCATACCTCATTGATACTGACTTCTGCCTCCACATACTGTAGACCTTTCTGTATGATAGAAATTAGGGCTGCTGGAGGAACTAATGCCCCATTGATGTTGGACTGGCTTATGTGACTCTCAATCCCAAATGTGAATGCTGAATGAGAAAAacctgcaggaaaaaaaaaagagaagaataaaTCAATAAGAACATCAGTACTTTCGCCAAATGATACTATAAGGGAATCTACCTcatgtggaaaagtcatacgaTCATACACCTGTACAATTCTATTAAAAGTAGATGCACTAACCTGTAGCTTAGAAAATGACTAAACAACAAGAcatcattgcaactgattaataACAAGAcatcattgcaactgattaataACAAGTAATCAAATGAGCTACCTGTACTATACTCCCACGGAGAGAAGTTTATGAATGAAAGATGCAAACCTATAAGTACAACAGATGTGagtggaaaaaaatataatcaacttttaaactagaattatcactgaaggtgattaacaCCATcacccctagtgttgctttatagtctgtgatgtcatgagggaaATGACgttaatacatgtaccaagtttgtgcacttgtcaaattggaaacagaataattttagtttactgtacaattagaGTTGACACCGAGTTCCACAAGGTTTaggtaaaaagtgtggttaccatggcaatgcattgtctgatacaaacacaagggacattttgcataactacacttaaagaccatcatacacaccaaatttgaccttcatagcttgaatggtttattttgatacaaaaatgagtggttaccatggcaacacattttccttaaattaacacattggtgtcttgcaaaactacacttctagatcatgatacatgctaaatttgacttttgttgcttgaatgatggaaaagttattcgatctgcaaggttttggtaaaattgtggttacaatggcaacggtttgtgtgacaaacacaaaaattatgtgttccacatctatacctcagggccataatgcctaccaaatttggtttcaattgcttgaaaactgtggaagaagttcgcgacgcaagattttgcaacagaccgaccgaccgactgCCCACCCGtccgaccaacatcacggtgattcctatatacccccttcacactatgtgtagcgggggtataaaaatgtATGCAATAAAGCCAAGAACTTTGTAAAACTAGCAAAACTAAAATGAGCTACTAAAatcaaaaccccccaaaattcttttttgttttccttcaatTCATACACTACAATTGCACAAATGTTGAGTGTGGAAAACTAAACAAGCTCACTGTTTCagtatctctttctttcataaaaaaacgaacaaacaaatttcaGGCCAGACAAACCCTCTTGTGCAATACCATATCATGTATTCTAAGCAGAATATTTGCTACGTGTCAAACCAACAACAGGAACTACCAAAAGAATAAACAACATGCTATAATGGCAGGAATTAGTACCTTCCTTTTGTTTTGAAATCAaacacttacaatgtacaatgtatctaggAAGTTACAACCGCTAGGAGTGAAAAAGTCATAGACTGTGACTACATGTATCAGTCAGCATGTATATACGATACAACtgtcattccaatattaggAGGTGTCTGGGGTGCAGCTTTTGTAATCATTCTCAATATAACCCCTCCATTTGGTATCTCAATATAACCCCTCCATTTGGTATCTCAATGTGACATGTCTCTTCCTTCAATATTTCCTCCaaggacatttttttcttcagaaatcaCCTCCAGATGAATCAGCTCAGAAGATACTATTCAAAATGTGTAAGCCAGTTCATGATTTATGTCGATGTCATTATTTGAAAATCTAACAGATGGGATGGTAGCAATATTGCATTAAAATCAGATATCTTGTTAGGCAGAACTAAAGGAATTTTCGAGTTTCACCTCTTTTTACAAAGATTATGTAGATGATGTCCAAACCTCACAAGTCCCTGCTAAATCATCGCTGACAAACTtcctatttttttaaataaactaACATAGTAATcaacaaaataaagtaaaaaacatCCATCGCATCCATAGTACAGTAGCAGTGACTTCTTTGGTCGATGGGACTGCAATGGACTCTCATActcctttcatcatcataatgtgGACAATAACTATCCAACTGAGTTAATGTCATCATCTTTAGCACTTGTATCATCCACTTCTACAATAATTACCTAAAAAGGGGTTATTACATTTGTAGATGGAGTAGTCTTTTGTTGGCAGACTCACCTGATTCTTGAAGGTATCTGTACACCAGAAAGTTGACTTCATCACTGCTTATACTCATAATGGCATATCAAGTGTTGCCAGCTCTGTGCAGTTGGGACTTTCAGGGTTTGTGATAGGGAGCGAGGCACTCACTGAGTAAACGAGGACTCTGCCCGATGGAGATCActgacataaaaaaacaaagagattgcCATCagtcaatgaaatgaaatttgtgtgcttCAACTTTACACACACATCATTATCATGTGTTAATCTCTGCCGGAGAtgtgaaaatgacatcataCTTCATAATCACCTTGCAAGTATACCtaagtttatttcatgactTCTAAATAGCATAAAAGGACAACATGATCATAAAGTTTCTACTGCAAACTTTCCAACACAGCATAATCatcatatatatacagtgtatcatcCATTCTTCGCCTTGTGATCTTTAATCCTAATCATTAATGTTTCACAATTATTACTGCTCATACATAGAATTAAAAGGCTGCAATAACAACAGGTTtccgcagaaaaaaaaggacaaatcaAAACCTTCACCTATTCCTTCGGATTTTACAATTATATACGTGTTGAaaacgggccgttaacgatcgtcccgtcactgtacaggcatgctaacctggaaacattaaactgcacattacttgaatatgaaaccattctgaagcaaataattttttcacaacaatagatatataatgtactcttaaatgaatcctacacggattggaacaatcatcccccagcattcccactgattcccactgatcagttactagccatcccctttaaatgcaGTTTCTGACATCGGGGTGCAGGAACGCTAGTTGCCTGCACTGCCAGCTTTCCATCAGAGTGGCTAGATAATTTCAGCAGTTGATATCTGTACGCTAGTCATACAAACATTTGTATCAGGGAGTAGGCCCTACTGGTAGCAAAcgtgtttcacaaagctgttcttaaacttaaggacttaagtgcgactggtgatcagttcttgtgctgccgaattattgagattctgataagtacagcacacaagaactgatcaccagtcgcacttaagtccttcttaagTTTCagaacggctttgtgaaacacccccctgctGAGCAAGCAAGCAGTGAATCTGTGACTGCATTTGCAATTTCTGTAATGTCAGGCATAACATTAGGGCTAATATGGAAAAATTTATGGCAATATTTTCTTATTGATGGCCAAAGGTTGTTCGGTGCAATATTATATTGTTGAGAAGAGCTGAAAAATGTCAGAATATATTTCTGTAACTTCAAATATCAATGAGTCTCACTGCAAGGTCATAACAGTGCACAGCGCCTTAACCCCAGGgaggtgtttcacaaagaatttaagATTGACTAAAAATTATGGTACCGTACATTCCAATGTGTTTCTTCAATGTTGCTCAACTTTCTAATGAAAATGGAGATTTTGAAGACTTTATCATGTAGCCGTTGAtaatggttacagctcgttattctgaaggttcgttattcagaaggctcttcagtccgaagatttgttattccgaaggttcgttattccgagtttcattttcggatttttggaataacgccatgccacaaatgttcggattaacgaacctttttcattttcggattaacgaaccatcgcaatagcaaaccttcggaataacgaacagcacccattgATAATATAAGATAAGATTAATAACAGAATTATTCTGTAAACATTAGTCTAATCAATTTGAATTGGATGGTTGATTTGGTATTAATGGTATCAttagtgcaccagttttcgACAGatccagatttcgacacccagcagataattcttatTAAATGTTATACTCAATACAAACGTCTGACTTCaaaaatcaaccaagttatcaatcacatttctagtcttatataaacaccgtttgtcacttgtcatcataatccgacGGTAGAATATTTAAGAGAAAAGCAAGCAGTGTCAGCAGAAATTTTGATGTCGGCCATTTTCTGGGGTTCaaacaatatgacgcattttgtatacatcgccgtaaaatGAAATTCACCCATGCCGGTTATCTTactttagtatcagtttgtttgccaaatcctgatgtttgatttcataatcgtctttagtaatttcatggctgaattcgtgataaattagcaaacttgtagaaagagttggctttgagaatgtggcactagatttcgacattcccatagtaagacacgttatagaggaaacaacaagttcttgcgccGGTACTTTGCTGGTTTGCGTCCATAATGCAGTGTACGCATACTATACGCGCCATGTGATTAATGCgtgatgcgcgctgtgattgtgtcgaaaaatgatgctgggtgtcgaaatctgatgccagcgacggcgtGACGGAAATCGCTAAAATTGAACACGAGTGCATTCAAATTGGAATTCGTTcaaggcatattattattggccttTGAAGAAcaacttcatatcgaaattccgaggtaaaacggtgcagtattgatggtaaacaaggaaatgtgctaaagtgtcgaaaaccggtacCCATACTGTAATAGTTAATTAGTAGCTAATGAAATTGAACAGGGAAACCagtggcataccataatttttagTCAATCTTAAATTAAGTTCGActtcatgaaacacccccttGGATTGCCTAGAATTCGGTATTACTAACGTTACATATGTTCTAACAAGGGTTCTAACGTTAGTAGATTCTTCAGTCTTTAGAGTGACCTTACATTTCTATTAAATGCTAACGTAATGTCTAAGTACGGTACCGGTACGTTACTTGGTTATCGCTTGAACTGGAAGTGGAATAGATATAGACCCTACTATGAATAGGGTCTAGAATCGACAAATTTCACTCCTTTCAGTTTCAGATTAATTTTTCATTCTAACCCTAGCCAAGTGCCTAGCAAGAGTTAAACGTTAACTCTAACGTTAGaagtaacgttaggcctaactgTTTAGAAGTTAGAACGTGCTAACGCCAATGTCCCAATGAGTGCTATTTTCCCATTATCTTGCATGTGCAATGATTATTGTAATCACAAGTGACCTCCTTCATCATGTTCATTGTTGATCATACCatgtagtaggtccatgatcATACTAATCCATAGTCATACAGTGTTATTACTGTTAGCTAGATCCATGATTTAACACCTCCATATCCATTGAGAGAACCTAGGTTCGTGGAAGGCTTTCGACGAAGACTATGCACGTGTTCACATTGCCCACGTTCTATTTCCGAGAAAGATGCAATCGCGAACACGAACACACGAAAAACACACGTGAATCGATTATCCCCTTTCCTCAGTGTGAACACAGCACGCACACTCCCGGATTCACTTTGAGCCGCGACAACGCTTCCATACACTCACCAAAACACGAAGAAACGTACGGTACGCCTCTTACGAGTACGGAACAGAGCAGCGCGGGCTAGAACACACGCACCGATACGCTACAGCGCAACACAGACGTGGTGCGTTGCGAAAGAAATGATACTCACAAATTATAACTCGATGAACCAGCTCAAATTTCGATGAATTCGTAAATTTTCCACTCCAGTTTATTCTTGAATATATTAAAAATCATATGGCACGGTATACCGCTCTCAAATATGCCATGTTATCATGCAATTTCGATGCAATTTACTTCTATTCCGCCAGTTTcaaaccacacaaaatggcgcctCAGATCGCAATAGCTGGACGGGCTGTAAACAATATAGTTCCCTATATACAATATTTTACCTCTGCCCAACTGGACTTTCCATGAGATGAATTTTACATGATTTGACCATTATGTAATCAAAAATTACTAAATTCCTGTTTTAAGAAGTACGTTTCAATGGAATTCACTTCGGTTGAAATGCTTGACGCGGAGTAATCTGGCTAGCTGGGCCTAAAGTGCCAGCATAAATGTAGCAGAGAGTGAATTAATCACGTGACTAGAATTATCCagctggagaaaaaaaaaaggtctttgaCCCTATTCACATTCAGTGCACACGGTCATAGTCTTCTATTACGGACGCTTGAATGTAATAACACTAACGCTTCTTTTAATAAAGGATTATCAAATCCGTGATATTTCCATCAACAGATGCAATAATATGGGCCCATAATATGATATCACTATCACATAAAAGTAACATGGGTCTTGT
The Diadema setosum chromosome 21, eeDiaSeto1, whole genome shotgun sequence DNA segment above includes these coding regions:
- the LOC140244958 gene encoding F-box-like/WD repeat-containing protein TBL1XR1, translated to MSISSDEVNFLVYRYLQESGFSHSAFTFGIESHISQSNINGALVPPAALISIIQKGLQYVEAEVSINEDGTVVDSRALDSLSLIDAVMPDVISTRKSELRQVAANGQNNGKVEGSNGDDPAVTLIQAMHSESMEIDGGIEIPPNKATILRGHESEVFSCAWNPRSDLLASGSGDSTARIWNLGEQQTSSQNQLILRHCIREGGQDVPSNKDVTSLDWNCGGSLLATGSYDGYARIWSTDGRLVSTLGQHKGPIFALKWNKDGNYILSAGVDKTTIIWDAQTGECKQQFPFHVAPALDVDWQTNTTFASCSTDQSIHVSKLGSDKPIKTFQGHSNEVNAIKWDPSGEMLASCSDDMTLKIWSMKQDTCVHDLQAHSKEIYTIKWSPKNVNTPLMLASASFDSTVRLWDVERGICIHTLTKHQEPVYSVAFSPSGKYLASGSFDKCVHIWSTQTGSLVHSYRGTGGIFEVCWNHTGDKVGASASDGSVFVLDLRK